A single region of the Gasterosteus aculeatus chromosome 1, fGasAcu3.hap1.1, whole genome shotgun sequence genome encodes:
- the tsr1 gene encoding pre-rRNA-processing protein TSR1 homolog isoform X1, with the protein MVKMAASEEKQQGHRPGIYKQKNKGHKHGKHRTKGELERENKGRVSVTAFTKKQRKEHKRMDRRHKANQLRRNKKDIVLTEKRRLGTRDGPPHLVAVLSLHAGVDAAAVTKLLRGDAAGGVVHQERCVSGISDSFGLLLPRFKQRFTFISHSTADIHSLLDVAKIADSLVFVLDSAEGWDSYGEYCLSCLFAQGLPSHALVCQGVSDLPVKKRVDSRRALSKITEIRFPDARLFPLDSEQDATLLLRHLGSQRQRKLGFRSRRSHLLAQNVTFTPNCPAEGTGDGPTDLGTLCVSGYIRGRPLQVNRLVHISGHGDFQLSQIDGPPDPLPLILTPARPAKPVKEGDVDMLDGGEGEAPVRVLVKADLSCRESLQAEAEVDPMDGEQTWPTETELLEADEAIKNKRVMKVPKGTSDYQAAWILDEEEENNGDLDEESSEEDDDDDDMLDEAMDGEDEDNNSQEPDSDIDSEEEEEEEEEEGEEVCSTERTGADQRYDEDIDKAAEEEGLQRYREARANVMFPDEVDTPLDMPAKIRFQRYRGLKSFRSSPWDPMENLPANYSRIFQFQSFERTRRRILAEAEAEDEGAMVGWYVTLHIIDVPFSVMESVHSGRPLVLVSLLPHEQKMSVMHLLVRRHPSNTEPIKSKEELVFHCGFRRFRASPIFSQHTSADKHKMERFLKPDAPTVVSVYAPITFPPTGVLLFKQKNDGIQDLVATGSLLSCDPRRVTLKRIVLSGHPLKINQRSAVVRYMFFNRDDILWFKPVELRTKWGRRGHIKESLGTHGHMKCVFDNQLPSQDTVLMNLFKRVYPRWTYDPYVPMSLPWVKREVTVEMDDLDME; encoded by the exons ATGGTGAAAATGGCTGCGAGTGAGGAAAAACAACAGGGGCACAGACCCGGCATatataaacagaaaaataaaggtCACAAACATGGCAAGCACCGAACGAAAGGTGAACtcgagagagaaaacaaag GGAGAGTGTCTGTGACGGCCTTTACCAAGAAGCAGCGAAAGGAGCACAAGCGGATGGACAGAAGGCACAAAGCCAACCAGCTTCGCAGGAACAAGAAAGACATC GTTCTGACAGAGAAGCGACGTCTCGGCACCAGGGACGGACCCCCGCATTTGGTCGCTGTGTTGTCGCTCCATGCCGGAGTGGATGCCGCTGCTGTTACCAAACTGCTACGAGGGGACGCTGCTGGGGGTGTCGTACATCAGGAGCGGTGTGTCAGTGGCATCAGTGACAGTTtcgggctgctgctgcctcgTTTTAAGCAACGGTTCACCTTCATAAGCCACAGCACGG CGGACATACACTCCCTGCTGGATGTGGCAAAGATTGCGGATAGCCTTGTATTTGTGCTGGACTCTGCTGAAGGTTGGGACAGCTATGGAGAATACTGTCTCTCCTGCCTCTTTGCCCAGGGACTCCCCAGTCATG CACTGGTGTGTCAGGGTGTGTCCGATCTCCCCGTTAAGAAGAGGGTTGACTCCAGGAGAGCTCTTTCAAAGATCACAGAGATCCGCTTCCCTGATGCCCGTCTCTTCCCTTTGGATTCGGAGCAGGACGCCACTCTGCTTCTCCGACACCTAGGCAGCCAGAGACAGCGAAAGCTTGGTTTCCGCTCCAGGCGTTCCCATCTTTTGGCCCAGAATGTCACTTTTACACCCAACTGCCCCGCTGAGGGGACAGGTGATGGACCCACTGACCTCGGCACCCTCTGCGTCTCTGGCTACATCCGTGGCCGCCCTCTACAAGTTAACAGGCTGGTGCACATCAGTGGACATGGAGACTTTCAGCTCAGTCAGATTGATGGTCCACCCGATCCTCTTCCCCTCATCTTAACACCAGCCAGACCAGCAAAGCCTGTTAAAGAAGGAGATGTCGACATGCTG GACGGAGGTGAAGGCGAGGCTCCAGTCAGGGTCCTGGTGAAAGCAGACCTGTCCTGCAGGGAGAGTCTGCAGGCCGAAGCGGAGGTGGACCCCATGGATGGAGAGCAGACGTGGCCAACCGAGACAGAGCTTTTGGAAGCTGACG AGGCCATTAAGAACAAACGTGTGATGAAGGTCCCTAAAGGAACATCAGATTACCAGGCCGCATGGATTcttgatgaagaggaggagaataaCGGAGACCTGGACGAAGAAAGCAGTGAAgaggatgacgatgatgatgacatGTTGGACGAGGCGATGGACGGAGAGGATGAGGACAATAACTCTCAG GAACCAGACTCAGACATTGattcagaagaagaggaagaggaggaagaagaagaaggggaggaggtgTGCTCCACAGAGCGCACTGGAGCAGATCAACGCTACGATGAGGACATTGATAaggctgcagaagaagaaggcctGCAGCGCTACCGCGAGGCCCGAGCCAATGTGATGTTTCCAGACGAGGTGGACACTCCCCTCGACATGCCGGCTAAAATTAG GTTCCAGCGCTACAGAGGCCTAAAGAGTTTCCGCTCCTCGCCCTGGGATCCCATGGAGAACTTGCCCGCCAACTACTCGCGCATCTTCCAGTTCCAGAGCTTTGAACGCACTCGCCGCCGGATACTGGCCGAGGCTGAAGCAGAGGACGAGGGGgccatg GTCGGCTGGTATGTTACGCTGCACATCATCGACGTGCCTTTTTCTGTGATGGAGAGCGTCCACTCAGGCAGACCTCTGGTTTTGGTGTCTCTCTTGCCGCATGAACAGAAG ATGTCAGTGATGCACCTCTTGGTGAGGAGACACCCCAGCAATACAGAGCCGATCAAATCTAAAGAGGAGCTGGTGTTCCACTGTGGATTTCGGCGGTTCAGGGCATCTCCTATCTTCTCTCAGCACACTTCTG CTGACAAGCACAAGATGGAGCGCTTCCTAAAGCCAGATGCCCCCACCGTGGTGTCTGTGTACGCTCCAATCACCTTCCCCCCTACAGGAGTCCTGCTCTTTAAACAAAAGAATGATG GCATCCAGGACTTGGTGGCCACTGGCAGCCTGCTCAGCTGTGACCCTCGTCGTGTCACGCTGAAGAGAATAGTGCTGAGCGGACACCCGCTCAAAATCAATCAGCGCTCTGCGGTTGTCCGTTACATGTTCTTCAACCGGG ATGATATCTTGTGGTTCAAGCCAGTGGAGCTGCGCACAAAGTGGGGTCGAAGAGGCCACATTAAGGAGTCATTGG GAACACATGGTCACATGAAGTGCGTATTTGACAACCAGCTGCCCTCACAGGACACTGTCCTCATGAATTTGTTCAAAAGAGTGTATCCTCGCTGGACATATGACCCCTATGTGCCCATGTCTTTACCCTGGGTCAAGCGAGAGGTTACTGTGGAGATGGACGACTTGGACATGGAGTAG
- the tsr1 gene encoding pre-rRNA-processing protein TSR1 homolog isoform X2: MDRRHKANQLRRNKKDIVLTEKRRLGTRDGPPHLVAVLSLHAGVDAAAVTKLLRGDAAGGVVHQERCVSGISDSFGLLLPRFKQRFTFISHSTADIHSLLDVAKIADSLVFVLDSAEGWDSYGEYCLSCLFAQGLPSHALVCQGVSDLPVKKRVDSRRALSKITEIRFPDARLFPLDSEQDATLLLRHLGSQRQRKLGFRSRRSHLLAQNVTFTPNCPAEGTGDGPTDLGTLCVSGYIRGRPLQVNRLVHISGHGDFQLSQIDGPPDPLPLILTPARPAKPVKEGDVDMLDGGEGEAPVRVLVKADLSCRESLQAEAEVDPMDGEQTWPTETELLEADEAIKNKRVMKVPKGTSDYQAAWILDEEEENNGDLDEESSEEDDDDDDMLDEAMDGEDEDNNSQEPDSDIDSEEEEEEEEEEGEEVCSTERTGADQRYDEDIDKAAEEEGLQRYREARANVMFPDEVDTPLDMPAKIRFQRYRGLKSFRSSPWDPMENLPANYSRIFQFQSFERTRRRILAEAEAEDEGAMVGWYVTLHIIDVPFSVMESVHSGRPLVLVSLLPHEQKMSVMHLLVRRHPSNTEPIKSKEELVFHCGFRRFRASPIFSQHTSADKHKMERFLKPDAPTVVSVYAPITFPPTGVLLFKQKNDGIQDLVATGSLLSCDPRRVTLKRIVLSGHPLKINQRSAVVRYMFFNRDDILWFKPVELRTKWGRRGHIKESLGTHGHMKCVFDNQLPSQDTVLMNLFKRVYPRWTYDPYVPMSLPWVKREVTVEMDDLDME, from the exons ATGGACAGAAGGCACAAAGCCAACCAGCTTCGCAGGAACAAGAAAGACATC GTTCTGACAGAGAAGCGACGTCTCGGCACCAGGGACGGACCCCCGCATTTGGTCGCTGTGTTGTCGCTCCATGCCGGAGTGGATGCCGCTGCTGTTACCAAACTGCTACGAGGGGACGCTGCTGGGGGTGTCGTACATCAGGAGCGGTGTGTCAGTGGCATCAGTGACAGTTtcgggctgctgctgcctcgTTTTAAGCAACGGTTCACCTTCATAAGCCACAGCACGG CGGACATACACTCCCTGCTGGATGTGGCAAAGATTGCGGATAGCCTTGTATTTGTGCTGGACTCTGCTGAAGGTTGGGACAGCTATGGAGAATACTGTCTCTCCTGCCTCTTTGCCCAGGGACTCCCCAGTCATG CACTGGTGTGTCAGGGTGTGTCCGATCTCCCCGTTAAGAAGAGGGTTGACTCCAGGAGAGCTCTTTCAAAGATCACAGAGATCCGCTTCCCTGATGCCCGTCTCTTCCCTTTGGATTCGGAGCAGGACGCCACTCTGCTTCTCCGACACCTAGGCAGCCAGAGACAGCGAAAGCTTGGTTTCCGCTCCAGGCGTTCCCATCTTTTGGCCCAGAATGTCACTTTTACACCCAACTGCCCCGCTGAGGGGACAGGTGATGGACCCACTGACCTCGGCACCCTCTGCGTCTCTGGCTACATCCGTGGCCGCCCTCTACAAGTTAACAGGCTGGTGCACATCAGTGGACATGGAGACTTTCAGCTCAGTCAGATTGATGGTCCACCCGATCCTCTTCCCCTCATCTTAACACCAGCCAGACCAGCAAAGCCTGTTAAAGAAGGAGATGTCGACATGCTG GACGGAGGTGAAGGCGAGGCTCCAGTCAGGGTCCTGGTGAAAGCAGACCTGTCCTGCAGGGAGAGTCTGCAGGCCGAAGCGGAGGTGGACCCCATGGATGGAGAGCAGACGTGGCCAACCGAGACAGAGCTTTTGGAAGCTGACG AGGCCATTAAGAACAAACGTGTGATGAAGGTCCCTAAAGGAACATCAGATTACCAGGCCGCATGGATTcttgatgaagaggaggagaataaCGGAGACCTGGACGAAGAAAGCAGTGAAgaggatgacgatgatgatgacatGTTGGACGAGGCGATGGACGGAGAGGATGAGGACAATAACTCTCAG GAACCAGACTCAGACATTGattcagaagaagaggaagaggaggaagaagaagaaggggaggaggtgTGCTCCACAGAGCGCACTGGAGCAGATCAACGCTACGATGAGGACATTGATAaggctgcagaagaagaaggcctGCAGCGCTACCGCGAGGCCCGAGCCAATGTGATGTTTCCAGACGAGGTGGACACTCCCCTCGACATGCCGGCTAAAATTAG GTTCCAGCGCTACAGAGGCCTAAAGAGTTTCCGCTCCTCGCCCTGGGATCCCATGGAGAACTTGCCCGCCAACTACTCGCGCATCTTCCAGTTCCAGAGCTTTGAACGCACTCGCCGCCGGATACTGGCCGAGGCTGAAGCAGAGGACGAGGGGgccatg GTCGGCTGGTATGTTACGCTGCACATCATCGACGTGCCTTTTTCTGTGATGGAGAGCGTCCACTCAGGCAGACCTCTGGTTTTGGTGTCTCTCTTGCCGCATGAACAGAAG ATGTCAGTGATGCACCTCTTGGTGAGGAGACACCCCAGCAATACAGAGCCGATCAAATCTAAAGAGGAGCTGGTGTTCCACTGTGGATTTCGGCGGTTCAGGGCATCTCCTATCTTCTCTCAGCACACTTCTG CTGACAAGCACAAGATGGAGCGCTTCCTAAAGCCAGATGCCCCCACCGTGGTGTCTGTGTACGCTCCAATCACCTTCCCCCCTACAGGAGTCCTGCTCTTTAAACAAAAGAATGATG GCATCCAGGACTTGGTGGCCACTGGCAGCCTGCTCAGCTGTGACCCTCGTCGTGTCACGCTGAAGAGAATAGTGCTGAGCGGACACCCGCTCAAAATCAATCAGCGCTCTGCGGTTGTCCGTTACATGTTCTTCAACCGGG ATGATATCTTGTGGTTCAAGCCAGTGGAGCTGCGCACAAAGTGGGGTCGAAGAGGCCACATTAAGGAGTCATTGG GAACACATGGTCACATGAAGTGCGTATTTGACAACCAGCTGCCCTCACAGGACACTGTCCTCATGAATTTGTTCAAAAGAGTGTATCCTCGCTGGACATATGACCCCTATGTGCCCATGTCTTTACCCTGGGTCAAGCGAGAGGTTACTGTGGAGATGGACGACTTGGACATGGAGTAG
- the hic1 gene encoding hypermethylated in cancer 1 protein isoform X1 — protein sequence MIIKGDLDRMAEDIGHAGGGLKTMLGAMEVPSHARDLLLQLNSQRTKGFLCDVIIVVQNALFRAHKNILAASSLYLKSLVVHDNLINLDHEMVSPGVFRVILDYIYTGRLSDGDPTSPTEPNLGAVLAAASYLQLLDLVALCKKKLKRNGKYPPRPGPAFLPYPKMVPNSMGLGGGGRYRISTPVIQSCPPGGILNSHATRASPLEELVPHRLAIHAGELYAPTSLQGSQVFPSLQSALPAQLGRSAHPERNRSPNYGLDLSKKSPNSQSQHTPSRAHLANAHNDEERDGSLSGRASPMHGTNGRPFPSEKMDSTDQGSSLTPPHFPHLNQPLGPHLPHLHRSGSRARDRYPCPPSPDTPTEAGEAARDMGNIYRWVKNEPLSYTAEDEDEDEDEEEGGENGDQHHNHHKAGEESEGADDKSGSGTEETGSSEGRPSPSGLMGRFHMPYEPESFGDNLYVCIPCDKGFPSSEQLNAHVETHTEEELYGNSGGEMGNSNNSSTKNASSNTNGYGSNSLNCLSHLETKSSQGLSSGGLGEMIRPYRCSSCEKSYKDPATLRQHEKTHWLTRPYPCSICGKKFTQRGTMTRHMRSHLGLKPFACDSCGMRFTRQYRLTEHMRIHSGEKPYECQVCGGKFAQQRNLISHMKMHSSGGSAGGLTTDGKLKLDFSEGIYPLSKYAAEHLGLKPEKANELLIQAQQQLVADAKVMESLYPLSKRASEHLGISHDKMDVLGQPLPPPQQALSEAHTIGRYSPS from the exons ATGATCATTAAGGGGGACTTAGATCGGATGGCAGAAGACATCGGGCATGCAG GTGGCGGACTGAAGACGATGCTGGGTGCCATGGAAGTTCCAAGTCATGCTCGggatctcctcctgcagctcaacAGCCAACGAACCAAAGGCTTTCTGTGCGATGTTATCATTGTGGTGCAGAACGCTCTGTTCAGAGCTCATAAGAACATTCTGGCTGCCAGCAGCCTCTACTTGAAATCTTTGGTGGTCCACGACAATCTCATCAACCTCGACCACGAGATGGTGAGTCCAGGGGTCTTCAGGGTCATTCTGGACTATATTTACACGGGCCGCCTTAGTGATGGAGACCCCACCTCTCCCACTGAACCCAATTTAGGCGCTGTATTGGCAGCAGCCAGCTACCTTCAGCTGCTTGACTTGGTGGCTTTGTGCAAAAAGAAGCTGAAAAGAAATGGCAAGTACCCTCCCCGCCCAGGTCCTGCATTTCTGCCCTATCCAAAGATGGTGCCCAACAGCATGGGTTTAGGGGGTGGTGGCAGGTATAGGATTTCTACCCCTGTCATTCAATCCTGCCCTCCTGGAGGGATTTTAAACAGCCACGCAACCCGTGCATCACCACTAGAGGAGCTAGTTCCCCATCGGCTAGCCATCCATGCTGGGGAGTTGTATGCTCCAACCTCCCTCCAGGGCTCTCAGGTGTTCCCGTCCCTGCAGTCAGCTCTGCCCGCCCAGCTCGGGCGCTCGGCCCACCCTGAGAGGAACCGCTCCCCCAACTACGGCCTTGATCTCTCCAAGAAAAGCCCCAATTCCCAGTCGCAGCACACACCGTCTCGAGCCCACCTGGCGAACGCCCACAACGACGAGGAGCGAGACGGGAGTCTGAGCGGCCGCGCCAGTCCCATGCATGGGACGAATGGAAGGCCCTTCCCCTCAGAAAAAATGGATTCAACCGACCAGGGAagctccctcactcctccacattTCCCCCATCTCAACCAGCCTCTTGGCCCACACCTCCCCCACCTGCACCGCTCAGGCTCCCGGGCCAGAGACCGCTACCCATGCCCCCCCAGCCCTGACACCCCGACGGAAGCCGGAGAGGCGGCCAGAGATATGGGCAACATCTACCGCTGGGTGAAAAATGAGCCCCTATCATACACggctgaagatgaagatgaggacgaggatgaggaggaagggggtgAAAATGGAGACCAGCATCATAACCACCACAAAGCcggggaggagagcgagggagcaGACGACAAGAGCGGGTCAGGCACAGAGGAGACGGGCAGTAGTGAAGGCCGCCCGTCCCCGTCTGGGCTGATGGGCCGGTTCCACATGCCTTATGAGCCAGAGAGCTTCGGGGACAATCTCTATGTCTGCATCCCCTGTGACAAAGGCTTCCCGAGCTCAGAGCAGCTCAATGCGCACGTGGAGACACACACGGAGGAGGAGCTGTATGGCAACTCTGGCGGGGAGATGGGGAACAGCAATAACAGCAGCACGAAAAACGCAAGCAGTAACACAAACGGTTATGGGAGCAACAGTTTGAACTGTCTGTCCCACCTGGAGACCAAGTCCAGCCAGGGGCTGAGTTCAGGGGGCCTCGGCGAGATGATCCGACCCTATCGCTGTTCCTCTTGCGAGAAGTCCTACAAAGACCCAGCAACTTTGCGGCAGCATGAGAAGACCCACTGGCTGACCCGGCCTTACCCCTGCAGCATCTGCGGCAAGAAATTCACGCAGCGGGGCACCATGACTCGCCACATGCGCAGCCATCTGGGCCTTAAACCTTTTGCGTGCGATTCCTGTGGCATGCGCTTCACCCGCCAGTATCGCCTCACCGAGCACATGCGAATCCATTCCGGGGAGAAGCCCTACGAATGTCAGGTTTGCGGGGGAAAGTTCGCTCAGCAGCGCAACCTCATCAGCCACATGAAGATGCACAGCAGTGGCGGGTCTGCTGGAGGCCTGACCACAGATGGGAAGCTGAAGCTGGACTTTTCTGAGGGCATCTATCCTCTGAGTAAATACGCAGCGGAGCACCTGGGGCTGAAGCCGGAGAAGGCCAACGAGCTTCTCATCCAAGCCCAGCAGCAACTTGTTGCCGACGCAAAGGTCATGGAAAGCCTCTACCCCCTGTCCAAACGGGCCTCGGAGCACCTGGGTATCTCCCACGACAAGATGGACGTCCTGGGtcaacccctccctcctccccaacaGGCCCTCTCTGAAGCCCACACCATCGGCCGCTACTCACCCAGCTAA
- the hic1 gene encoding hypermethylated in cancer 1 protein isoform X2, with protein MLGAMEVPSHARDLLLQLNSQRTKGFLCDVIIVVQNALFRAHKNILAASSLYLKSLVVHDNLINLDHEMVSPGVFRVILDYIYTGRLSDGDPTSPTEPNLGAVLAAASYLQLLDLVALCKKKLKRNGKYPPRPGPAFLPYPKMVPNSMGLGGGGRYRISTPVIQSCPPGGILNSHATRASPLEELVPHRLAIHAGELYAPTSLQGSQVFPSLQSALPAQLGRSAHPERNRSPNYGLDLSKKSPNSQSQHTPSRAHLANAHNDEERDGSLSGRASPMHGTNGRPFPSEKMDSTDQGSSLTPPHFPHLNQPLGPHLPHLHRSGSRARDRYPCPPSPDTPTEAGEAARDMGNIYRWVKNEPLSYTAEDEDEDEDEEEGGENGDQHHNHHKAGEESEGADDKSGSGTEETGSSEGRPSPSGLMGRFHMPYEPESFGDNLYVCIPCDKGFPSSEQLNAHVETHTEEELYGNSGGEMGNSNNSSTKNASSNTNGYGSNSLNCLSHLETKSSQGLSSGGLGEMIRPYRCSSCEKSYKDPATLRQHEKTHWLTRPYPCSICGKKFTQRGTMTRHMRSHLGLKPFACDSCGMRFTRQYRLTEHMRIHSGEKPYECQVCGGKFAQQRNLISHMKMHSSGGSAGGLTTDGKLKLDFSEGIYPLSKYAAEHLGLKPEKANELLIQAQQQLVADAKVMESLYPLSKRASEHLGISHDKMDVLGQPLPPPQQALSEAHTIGRYSPS; from the coding sequence ATGCTGGGTGCCATGGAAGTTCCAAGTCATGCTCGggatctcctcctgcagctcaacAGCCAACGAACCAAAGGCTTTCTGTGCGATGTTATCATTGTGGTGCAGAACGCTCTGTTCAGAGCTCATAAGAACATTCTGGCTGCCAGCAGCCTCTACTTGAAATCTTTGGTGGTCCACGACAATCTCATCAACCTCGACCACGAGATGGTGAGTCCAGGGGTCTTCAGGGTCATTCTGGACTATATTTACACGGGCCGCCTTAGTGATGGAGACCCCACCTCTCCCACTGAACCCAATTTAGGCGCTGTATTGGCAGCAGCCAGCTACCTTCAGCTGCTTGACTTGGTGGCTTTGTGCAAAAAGAAGCTGAAAAGAAATGGCAAGTACCCTCCCCGCCCAGGTCCTGCATTTCTGCCCTATCCAAAGATGGTGCCCAACAGCATGGGTTTAGGGGGTGGTGGCAGGTATAGGATTTCTACCCCTGTCATTCAATCCTGCCCTCCTGGAGGGATTTTAAACAGCCACGCAACCCGTGCATCACCACTAGAGGAGCTAGTTCCCCATCGGCTAGCCATCCATGCTGGGGAGTTGTATGCTCCAACCTCCCTCCAGGGCTCTCAGGTGTTCCCGTCCCTGCAGTCAGCTCTGCCCGCCCAGCTCGGGCGCTCGGCCCACCCTGAGAGGAACCGCTCCCCCAACTACGGCCTTGATCTCTCCAAGAAAAGCCCCAATTCCCAGTCGCAGCACACACCGTCTCGAGCCCACCTGGCGAACGCCCACAACGACGAGGAGCGAGACGGGAGTCTGAGCGGCCGCGCCAGTCCCATGCATGGGACGAATGGAAGGCCCTTCCCCTCAGAAAAAATGGATTCAACCGACCAGGGAagctccctcactcctccacattTCCCCCATCTCAACCAGCCTCTTGGCCCACACCTCCCCCACCTGCACCGCTCAGGCTCCCGGGCCAGAGACCGCTACCCATGCCCCCCCAGCCCTGACACCCCGACGGAAGCCGGAGAGGCGGCCAGAGATATGGGCAACATCTACCGCTGGGTGAAAAATGAGCCCCTATCATACACggctgaagatgaagatgaggacgaggatgaggaggaagggggtgAAAATGGAGACCAGCATCATAACCACCACAAAGCcggggaggagagcgagggagcaGACGACAAGAGCGGGTCAGGCACAGAGGAGACGGGCAGTAGTGAAGGCCGCCCGTCCCCGTCTGGGCTGATGGGCCGGTTCCACATGCCTTATGAGCCAGAGAGCTTCGGGGACAATCTCTATGTCTGCATCCCCTGTGACAAAGGCTTCCCGAGCTCAGAGCAGCTCAATGCGCACGTGGAGACACACACGGAGGAGGAGCTGTATGGCAACTCTGGCGGGGAGATGGGGAACAGCAATAACAGCAGCACGAAAAACGCAAGCAGTAACACAAACGGTTATGGGAGCAACAGTTTGAACTGTCTGTCCCACCTGGAGACCAAGTCCAGCCAGGGGCTGAGTTCAGGGGGCCTCGGCGAGATGATCCGACCCTATCGCTGTTCCTCTTGCGAGAAGTCCTACAAAGACCCAGCAACTTTGCGGCAGCATGAGAAGACCCACTGGCTGACCCGGCCTTACCCCTGCAGCATCTGCGGCAAGAAATTCACGCAGCGGGGCACCATGACTCGCCACATGCGCAGCCATCTGGGCCTTAAACCTTTTGCGTGCGATTCCTGTGGCATGCGCTTCACCCGCCAGTATCGCCTCACCGAGCACATGCGAATCCATTCCGGGGAGAAGCCCTACGAATGTCAGGTTTGCGGGGGAAAGTTCGCTCAGCAGCGCAACCTCATCAGCCACATGAAGATGCACAGCAGTGGCGGGTCTGCTGGAGGCCTGACCACAGATGGGAAGCTGAAGCTGGACTTTTCTGAGGGCATCTATCCTCTGAGTAAATACGCAGCGGAGCACCTGGGGCTGAAGCCGGAGAAGGCCAACGAGCTTCTCATCCAAGCCCAGCAGCAACTTGTTGCCGACGCAAAGGTCATGGAAAGCCTCTACCCCCTGTCCAAACGGGCCTCGGAGCACCTGGGTATCTCCCACGACAAGATGGACGTCCTGGGtcaacccctccctcctccccaacaGGCCCTCTCTGAAGCCCACACCATCGGCCGCTACTCACCCAGCTAA